One Gymnogyps californianus isolate 813 unplaced genomic scaffold, ASM1813914v2 HiC_scaffold_31, whole genome shotgun sequence genomic region harbors:
- the LOC127028255 gene encoding olfactory receptor 14A16-like, translating to MPNNNSITEFLLLAFADTRELQLLHFWLLLGIYLAALLGNGLIITAVTCDHRLHTPMYFFLLNLSLLDLGSISTTLPKAMASSLWDNRDISYAGCAAQVFLFVFFISAEYCLLTIMAYDRYVAICKPLHYGTLLGSRACVHMAAAAWGSGFLNAVLHTANTFSLPLCQGNAVDQFFCEIPHILKLACSNAYLKEICLLVVSACLAFGCFVFIVLSYVQIFRAVLRIPSEQGRHKAFSTCLPHLAVVSLFVSTGMFAYLKPPSISSPWLDLVVTVLYSVVPPAVNPLIYSMRNKELKDALKKLFEHKLFLCH from the coding sequence atgcccaACAACAACTCCATCAcagagttcctcctcctggcattcgcggacacacgggagctgcagctcttgcacttctggctcttgctgggcatctacctggctgccctcctgggcaatggcctcatcatcaccgctgTAACCTGCGACCACcgcctccacacccccatgtacttcttcctcctcaacctctccctcctcgacctgggctccatctccaccactctccccaaagccatggccagTTCCCTCTGGGACAACAGGGACATCTCCTATGCAGGATGTGCTGCCCaagtctttctgtttgtctttttcatttcagcagagtaTTGTCTCCTCACcatcatggcctatgaccgctacgttgccatctgcaaacccctgcactacgggaccctcctgggcagcagagcttgtgtccacatggcagcagctgcctggggcagtgggtttctcaatgctgtgctgcacactgccaatacttTTTCCctaccactctgccaaggcaatgctgtggaccagttcttctgtgaaatcccccacatcctcaagcTCGCCTGCTCAAATGCCTACCTCAAGGAAATTTGCCTTCTTGTGGTTAGTGCTTGTTTAgcatttgggtgttttgttttcattgtgctgtcctatgtgcagatcttcagggccgtgctgaggatccctTCTGAGCAaggacggcacaaagccttttccacatgcctccctcacctggctgtCGTCTCCCTGTTTGTCAGCACTGGCatgtttgcctacctgaagcccccctccatctcctccccatggcTGGATCTGGTGGTGACTGTTCTGtattcggtggtgcctccagcagtgaaccccctcatctacagcatgaggaacaaggagctcaaggatgctcTGAAGAAACTCTTTGAACACAAactatttctttgtcattaa